TCAGCGTGCTGACTTTTGGGAACAATTTCGCCATTTTTTTCGACGGCGACACGTTTGCCTACATAGCCCAGCAGTTCGAGGAGGCCGAGTACCGTCGTGTCGGGAGCGACCTGCCGGGGCTCGCCATTCAGTTGAATATTCATCATGGTGGTTATGTCGGCGGGGGACGCCTGTTCAGGGACGTCCCGTCGCCGCGTAGCGATTGGTGGCTTCGATCAGATGGGCAAGAATGCCGGGCTCGTCGAACGCGTGGCCGGCATCCGGAACGATGTGCAGCCGGGCTTGCGGCCAGGCGCGGTGCAGGTCCCAGGCCGTGCGTACGGGCGTGCAGGCGTCGTAGCGTCCCTGGACGATCACGCCAGGGACGTCGCGCAGCTTGTGCGCGTCGCGGATCAGCTGGCCTTCGGCCATGAAGCCGTCGTTCACGAAATAATGGTTCTCGATGCGAGCGAAGGCCAGCGCTGCCTGGTCGCCAGCGTGGCTTTGCTGGTGGCGCGCGCTGGGCAGCATGGTGATGGTGCTGTCTTCCCAGCGGCTCCAGGCCTTGGCGGCGGCCAGCTGGGCTTCCGGGTCGTTGCCGGTCAGACGCCGGCGGTAGGCCTGCACCATGTCGTGCCGCTCTTCCGGCGGTATGGGCGCCAGGTACTCTTCCCAGAGATCGGGGAACAACTCCGAGGCGCCGTGCTGGTAATACCACTGCACCTCCGACCGCCGTACCGTGAAAATGCCGCGCAGGATCAGCGCGGCCACATGATCGGTATGCGTCTGGGCATAGGCCAGCGCCAGCGTCGAGCCCCAGGAGCCGCCGAACACCAGCCAGCGGTCCGCGCCCATGATTTCGGTGCGCAGGCGCTCCATGTCGGCGACCAGATGCCAGGTGGTGTTGTTGTCCAGGCCGGCGTGCGGACGCGATCGCCCGCAGCCGCGCTGATCGAACAACAGCACGTTGTACCGGGCCGGATCGAATAATTGCCGATGCACGGGCGAACAACCGCTGCCGGGGCCGCCATGCAGGAAAACAGCCGGCTTGCCGTCGGGATTCCCGCACAGCTCCCAGTACACCTGGTGGCCGTCGCCGGTATCCAGCATGCCGTGACGATAGGGTTCGATGGCGCGAAATAGCATTCAGGCGGCTCGCTTGAACATGAGGTCCCAGACCCCGTGGCCCAGGCGCAGGCCGCGGGTCTCGAACTTGGTCTGCGGACGGAATTCAGGACGTGGCGCGTAGCCGTCCGCGGTATTGCGCAACTGCGGCTCGGCGCCCAGCACTTCGAGCATCTGTTGCGCGTAGTGTTCCCAGTCCGTGGCGCAATGGACGTAACCGCCCGGTTTCACCCGGCTGGCCAGCAAGGCGACGAAGGGCGGCTGGATCAGGCGCCGTTTGTGGTGGCGCTTCTTGGGCCAGGGGTCGGGAAAGTAGATGTGCACGCCGTCCAGCGAGCTGGGCGCGATCATGTCGCGCAGCACTTCCACCGCGTCGTGCTGGACGATGCGCACGTTTTGCAGGCCGGAGGCCTCGATGCGCTTGAGCATGGAGCCGACACCGGCGTTGAAGACCTCCACGCCCAGGAAGTTGTCCCCCGGCCGATCCAGGGCAATGCGTTCGGTGGTCTCACCCATGCCGAAGCCGATTTCCAGGATGGTGGGCGCGGTCCGGCCGAAAACGCTGGCGGGATCCAGGATGCGTGCGGCGTAGGGGATGGACCACTGCGCCAGCAGGCGTTCCAGGGCATCGCGCTGGCCTTGCGTGATGTGGCCGCGGCGATGGACGAAACTGCGGATATGGGTGGCGCCGGGGCTATCGGGCGCATGCTGGCCGGATGCCGGCGCAGCCTCGGTCGCCGACGACAGGGCAGACGGTGAAACAGGAGACGGAGCGGGAGGCTCGCCGTCTTCGGGGATCGTATCGGTATTCATAGCGCGCCATTGTAGTAGGGCGGGGAACCAGCCCGCGGCGGGGTCCAGGATACGGGAGCGATTCGTATCGCGCCATTGAAGCGCGGCCAGGCTCCTGAAGAAGGCTAGCGCTGTTGCTTGAGCTTGGCGGCCTGCTCTTGATTCAGGCGCGCCGCCTCATCCCTGGCGTAATCCGCCTCGCCGGCATCGTAGGAGCCCTCGTACGAGCAGCTGTTCCACCAGTGGCAGGAACTGGCGCGTTTGGGCGCGGCCGGGCCGCAGGCGGACAGCAGTATCAGGAGGGAGGAAGCCAGTATGAAGCGAGTGAGCATATTGCGGAATTACCGGTTTGCGTTGAGTCGAACCGCAAAGATTGTCAGCTATCGCCCCTAGGGTCAACGCGTGCTGCGTCACTGGATCCTGGTCGGCGCCGAGCCTCGATACGCAGGCACGCTACAGGCCCCATGGGCCAGGAAGCGTTCTGAGCGACCACAATCGGCCAATGTATAATCGCGCTTCCTGCTGGCCGGCAAGCTATGCCGGCACGGCACCCGGGCGGGTGTAGTTCAATGGTAGAACGGCGGCTTCCCAAGCCTCAAGCGTGGGTTCGATTCCCATCACCCGCTCCACAGTTTCCATGCCTCAGCGCTGTAGCCCCCACCGCTGTATCGTGACCCGCTCCAAGGCATGGAAGACGCCATTTTCGACCAGCAGGCCGATGATCACGACCAGTATCAATCCCGCGAATACGCGATCCGTATAAAGCTCGTTGCGGTTCTGGAAGATGTACCACCCGAGACCGCCCTTGCCCGACGACGCGCCAAAGACCAATTCCGCGGCAATGAGCGTGCGCCAGGCAAAAGCCCAGCCGATTTTCAGCCCGGACAGGATGGACGGTAACGCGGCCGGGACCAGGATCTGGATCACGTAGCGCAGGCCGCGCAGGCCGTAGTTGCGACCTGCCATGCGCAGCGTATCGGGTACGGCCTGGAAGCCGGCATACGTGTTCAATGCCAACGGCCACAAAACCGAATGGACGAGGACGAAGATCAAGCTGCCAGCGCCCAGGCCGAACCACAGCAAGGCCAGCGGCAGCAGGGCAATCGCCGGCAGCGGATTGAACATCGACGTCAACGTGGTCAGGATGTCGCGGCCCAGTCGGCTCGAGACGGCGACCATCGTCAGGGCAAAGGACAGCACGATGCCCAGTATGTAGCCTTGCAACAGCACCTGCAGCGACAACCACGTCTTCTGCACCAGTTGCCCGTTCAGCAGGCCTTCGGCCAATGCCTGCATGGTCGCGCTGAACGTCGGTAGCAACAGGTCGTTGTTCTGCCAGCGCGCGACAGCTTCCCACAGTGCCGCCAGCACAACCAGGATGCACGTCTTGCGCACCCAGGGACGGTCCCAGACGCGCATGCCCAGGGGTACGTCCTGTGTCAGCTGCGTAGGCGGCAGCGCTGGCAGATCGACTTCGTATTCAGGTCGGACGGGCGGTGCAAGACTGCTCATGGGAAGAAAAATTCAAGCGGCGAGATGCGCCGGGCGTATATGGGCGTCGGCGTGGCCGACGGGCTCTTCGAACAGCATGCCGTGGATCCGTCGGGTGGCCGCCTGGAAGGCTGCGCTGCCCATGCTGTGCAGCCCCCATTCATGGCTGTTCAATTCGGCGCGCACGCGGCCGGGATGCGGCGACAACAGGGCGATCCGGCTGCCGACGACCAAGGCCTCCTCGATCGAATGCGTCACGAACAGCACCGTCATCCGCAGTTCCTTCCACAGCGCCAGCAATTCTTCCTGCATCTTCCGGCGCGTCAACGCGTCCAGTGCGGCGAACGGCTCGTCCATCAACAGTACGCTAGGCTGCATCGCCAGCGCGCGGGCGATCGCGACGCGCTGCTTCATTCCGCCCGACAGCTCGTGCGGATACGAAGAAGCGAACCGCGCCAGCCCGACCGTTTCCAGGCAATGGCGCGCCCGCTCGCGCGCCGTTTTGCGATCCGCGGTGCGTGATGCCAACAGCGGGAACATGACGTTCTGCTCCACTGTCTTCCAAGGCGGCAGTTGATCGAACTCCTGGAACACGACCACACGGTCCGGCGAGGGGCCATGCACGACCTGCCCACGCAGCCGGATCTCGCCGGCCGCCGGCTCGATGAAACCTGCTGCCGCCTTGAGCAGTGTCGACTTGCCACAGCCCGAAGGCCCCAATAAAACGAAGCTGTCGCCTTCATGGATGTCCAGGCTGACTTCGTGCGTGGCACGCACGATTCGCTCGGGCGTCCGATATTCGAGACTGACGCGGTCGAGCTGCAACAGCGGCGCGTTCGCGATCGCCGTTGCCACGGACCCGCGGCGCTTGCCGCGCAAATCAGCTGCCGCTGGAAACTCGTGGGTCATCGAAGAAGTACTCCTTGAGCGAAGCCGGCTGATTCTTGATGGCGCCGATCCGATGCATGAACTGGCCGAGCCCCAGGGTGTTCCGCGGCTCGACCTGGATCGAGACCTCGGGGTCCTTGACGATCCTGATCAGCAGATCGCGATCGGTTTTCGACTTCTCCACCCGGATGTAGGTATCCACCGCCTCTTCGGGATGCGCCTTGATGAACTTGGCGGCATCGTCCAGCGCATCGATGAACGCCTTGTAAGTCTTTGGGTTGTCGTTGCGGAACTTCTCCGTCGCGTACAAAACCGTCGACGACGCCGGTCCACCCTGCACGTCGTAGGAGTTCAGCACGATGTGCGCCGCCGGATTGCCTGCCAGCTCCTGCTGCTGAAACGGCGGATTGCCGAAATGGGCGTTGACCTGGTTCTGGCCCTTGATGATCGCCGCCGTTGCGTCGGGGTGCGGCACCGCCACTGTCAGCGGCTCCAGTTTGTCGAATGACTTGTCGCCCCACTGCTTCGCCGCCGCCATCTGCAGGATGCGCGACTGCACCGACACCGTCGTCGCCGGCACGGCGATCCGGTCCTTGTCCGTGAAGTCGGCGATCGTCTTCACCGCGGGATTGTTGGAAACCAGGGAATAGGGGAAGTTGCCCAGTGAGGCGACGCCCTTCACGTTCTGGCGGCCGCGCGTGCGATCCCAGATGGTGAACAGCGGGCCTACGCCGGCACCCGCGATATCGATGCTGTTGGACAGCAGCGCATCGTTGACCGCCGAGCCGCCGGACAGTTGGACGAAGTCGACCTTGATGTCGACACCGGCTTCCTTGCCGCGTTTCTCGATCAGCTTCTGGTCCTGGACCACGTCCAGCAACAGGTAGACGATGCCGAATTGCTGGGCGATCCGGATCTGCCCTTCGGCATGAACGGCGCCGGCGGACGACAACAAGGCGACGCCGGCGAAGGCGCTGAGGACTTTCTTATGGAGTGATTGCATGGTCAGGAGGGAATGTCGCCTTCGATGGTGGTGCGGTACAGCTTGCGGCGCAGGAAGTCCGGCGTGCCCGCGGCC
This genomic interval from Bordetella genomosp. 8 contains the following:
- the pip gene encoding prolyl aminopeptidase, whose protein sequence is MLFRAIEPYRHGMLDTGDGHQVYWELCGNPDGKPAVFLHGGPGSGCSPVHRQLFDPARYNVLLFDQRGCGRSRPHAGLDNNTTWHLVADMERLRTEIMGADRWLVFGGSWGSTLALAYAQTHTDHVAALILRGIFTVRRSEVQWYYQHGASELFPDLWEEYLAPIPPEERHDMVQAYRRRLTGNDPEAQLAAAKAWSRWEDSTITMLPSARHQQSHAGDQAALAFARIENHYFVNDGFMAEGQLIRDAHKLRDVPGVIVQGRYDACTPVRTAWDLHRAWPQARLHIVPDAGHAFDEPGILAHLIEATNRYAATGRP
- a CDS encoding ABC transporter substrate-binding protein gives rise to the protein MQSLHKKVLSAFAGVALLSSAGAVHAEGQIRIAQQFGIVYLLLDVVQDQKLIEKRGKEAGVDIKVDFVQLSGGSAVNDALLSNSIDIAGAGVGPLFTIWDRTRGRQNVKGVASLGNFPYSLVSNNPAVKTIADFTDKDRIAVPATTVSVQSRILQMAAAKQWGDKSFDKLEPLTVAVPHPDATAAIIKGQNQVNAHFGNPPFQQQELAGNPAAHIVLNSYDVQGGPASSTVLYATEKFRNDNPKTYKAFIDALDDAAKFIKAHPEEAVDTYIRVEKSKTDRDLLIRIVKDPEVSIQVEPRNTLGLGQFMHRIGAIKNQPASLKEYFFDDPRVSSGS
- a CDS encoding ABC transporter ATP-binding protein, which translates into the protein MTHEFPAAADLRGKRRGSVATAIANAPLLQLDRVSLEYRTPERIVRATHEVSLDIHEGDSFVLLGPSGCGKSTLLKAAAGFIEPAAGEIRLRGQVVHGPSPDRVVVFQEFDQLPPWKTVEQNVMFPLLASRTADRKTARERARHCLETVGLARFASSYPHELSGGMKQRVAIARALAMQPSVLLMDEPFAALDALTRRKMQEELLALWKELRMTVLFVTHSIEEALVVGSRIALLSPHPGRVRAELNSHEWGLHSMGSAAFQAATRRIHGMLFEEPVGHADAHIRPAHLAA
- the trmB gene encoding tRNA (guanosine(46)-N7)-methyltransferase TrmB; its protein translation is MNTDTIPEDGEPPAPSPVSPSALSSATEAAPASGQHAPDSPGATHIRSFVHRRGHITQGQRDALERLLAQWSIPYAARILDPASVFGRTAPTILEIGFGMGETTERIALDRPGDNFLGVEVFNAGVGSMLKRIEASGLQNVRIVQHDAVEVLRDMIAPSSLDGVHIYFPDPWPKKRHHKRRLIQPPFVALLASRVKPGGYVHCATDWEHYAQQMLEVLGAEPQLRNTADGYAPRPEFRPQTKFETRGLRLGHGVWDLMFKRAA
- the thiS gene encoding sulfur carrier protein ThiS; translated protein: MNIQLNGEPRQVAPDTTVLGLLELLGYVGKRVAVEKNGEIVPKSQHAETRLQQNDKLEIVVAVGGG
- a CDS encoding ABC transporter permease; protein product: MSSLAPPVRPEYEVDLPALPPTQLTQDVPLGMRVWDRPWVRKTCILVVLAALWEAVARWQNNDLLLPTFSATMQALAEGLLNGQLVQKTWLSLQVLLQGYILGIVLSFALTMVAVSSRLGRDILTTLTSMFNPLPAIALLPLALLWFGLGAGSLIFVLVHSVLWPLALNTYAGFQAVPDTLRMAGRNYGLRGLRYVIQILVPAALPSILSGLKIGWAFAWRTLIAAELVFGASSGKGGLGWYIFQNRNELYTDRVFAGLILVVIIGLLVENGVFHALERVTIQRWGLQR